From a single Vanacampus margaritifer isolate UIUO_Vmar chromosome 15, RoL_Vmar_1.0, whole genome shotgun sequence genomic region:
- the trmu gene encoding mitochondrial tRNA-specific 2-thiouridylase 1 isoform X1, translating to MGVIRHVVCAMSGGVDSSVAALLLKKRGYNVTGIFMKNWDSLDESGVCTTDKDCEDAYKVCQMLDIPFHQVSYVKEYWHEVFSNLLKEYEKGRTPNPDILCNKHIKFSHFHKYAIITLGADAMATGHYARTSQEDEEVFQQPPKTGPLVLFRNRFELRNPVRLHKGADLVKDQTFFLSQISQDALRQTLFPLAGLTKDFVKKMAAEAGFHHVLKKKESMGICFIGERNFENFILEYLEPKPGNFVSIEDGTVMGTHKGWFTLTLGQRARIGGQRDAWFVVDKDINTGDVLVAPSTNHPSLFRDALRTDRFHWIAEDPPPQLARSKMMECHFRFIHQMPLTPCTVTLNMDGSVWISLAQPLRALTPGQFAVLYKGEECLGSGKIIQLGPTDFTIQRSRECSAATHLSKGEQRPEPVR from the exons ATGGGTGTTATACGGCACGTAGTGTGCGCAATGTCGGGCGGCGTTGACAGCTCCGTCGCGGCCTTGTTGCTGAAGAAAAGAG GCTATAACGTGACAGGGATTTTCATGAAGAACTGGGACTCCCTGGATGAAAGTGGGGTGTGCACCACAGATAAGGACTGCGAGGATGCCTACAAAGTGTGCCAGATGCTGGACATCCCCTTCCATCAAGTGTCATATGTTAAGGAATACTGGCATGAGGTTTTCAG TAATCTGTTAAAGGAATATGAGAAAGGAAGGACACCAAATCCAGATATACTCTGCAATAAGCATATTAAATTCAGCCATTTCCACAAGTACGCAATCATAACTCTAG GTGCTGACGCCATGGCAACAGGCCACTACGCGAGGACCTCCCAGGAAGATGAGGAGGTCTTCCAGCAACCCCCCAAAACCGGGCCTCTCGTGCTCTTCAGAAATCGATTTGAGCTCCGAAACC CGGTTAGACTGCATAAGGGGGCCGATCTCGTCAAAGACCAGACCTTCTTCCTCAGCCAGATCTCCCAGGATGCCCTGCGGCAGACCTTGTTCCCACTCGCTGGCCTCACCAAGGACTTTGTGAAAAAGATGGCGGCTGAAGCAGGCTTTCACCATGTGCTGAAAAAGAAAGAG AGCATGGGCATCTGCTTCATTGGCGAGAGAAACTTTGAAAACTTTATTCTGGAG taccTCGAACCTAAACCTGGTAACTTTGTATCCATTGAGGATGGGACTGTAATGGGCACGCACAAAG GCTGGTTCACTCTGACGCTGGGACAGAGGGCGCGGATTGGAGGACAGAGGGATGCCTGGTTTGTAGTGGACAAAGATATCAATACGGGTGACGTGCTGGTG GCACCGTCGACCAATCACCCGTCTCTTTTCCGCGACGCCCTACGGACGGATCGCTTCCACTGGATCGCAGAGGACCCGCCGCCCCAACTGGCCCGGAGCAAGATGATGGAGTGTCATTTCCGCTTCATCCACCAGATGCCGCTAA CTCCCTGCACTGTGACTCTCAACATGGACGGGTCTGTGTGGATCTCACTCGCGCAGCCACTCAGAGCTTTGACGCCTGGACAG TTCGCAGTGCTCTACAAAGGGGAAGAGTGCCTGGGAAGCGGCAAGATCATCCAGCTGGGGCCCACTGACTTTACCATCCAGCGGAGCCGGGAATGTTCGGCAGCTACTCACCTGAGTAAAGGCGAGCAGAGGCCAGAGCCGGTCAGATGA
- the trmu gene encoding mitochondrial tRNA-specific 2-thiouridylase 1 isoform X2, translating into MGVIRHVVCAMSGGVDSSVAALLLKKRGYNVTGIFMKNWDSLDESGVCTTDKDCEDAYKVCQMLDIPFHQVSYVKEYWHEVFSNLLKEYEKGRTPNPDILCNKHIKFSHFHKYAIITLGADAMATGHYARTSQEDEEVFQQPPKTGPLVLFRNRFELRNPVRLHKGADLVKDQTFFLSQISQDALRQTLFPLAGLTKDFVKKMAAEAGFHHVLKKKESMGICFIGERNFENFILEYLEPKPGNFVSIEDGTVMGTHKGWFTLTLGQRARIGGQRDAWFVVDKDINTGTVDQSPVSFPRRPTDGSLPLDRRGPAAPTGPEQDDGVSFPLHPPDAANSLHCDSQHGRVCVDLTRAATQSFDAWTVRSALQRGRVPGKRQDHPAGAH; encoded by the exons ATGGGTGTTATACGGCACGTAGTGTGCGCAATGTCGGGCGGCGTTGACAGCTCCGTCGCGGCCTTGTTGCTGAAGAAAAGAG GCTATAACGTGACAGGGATTTTCATGAAGAACTGGGACTCCCTGGATGAAAGTGGGGTGTGCACCACAGATAAGGACTGCGAGGATGCCTACAAAGTGTGCCAGATGCTGGACATCCCCTTCCATCAAGTGTCATATGTTAAGGAATACTGGCATGAGGTTTTCAG TAATCTGTTAAAGGAATATGAGAAAGGAAGGACACCAAATCCAGATATACTCTGCAATAAGCATATTAAATTCAGCCATTTCCACAAGTACGCAATCATAACTCTAG GTGCTGACGCCATGGCAACAGGCCACTACGCGAGGACCTCCCAGGAAGATGAGGAGGTCTTCCAGCAACCCCCCAAAACCGGGCCTCTCGTGCTCTTCAGAAATCGATTTGAGCTCCGAAACC CGGTTAGACTGCATAAGGGGGCCGATCTCGTCAAAGACCAGACCTTCTTCCTCAGCCAGATCTCCCAGGATGCCCTGCGGCAGACCTTGTTCCCACTCGCTGGCCTCACCAAGGACTTTGTGAAAAAGATGGCGGCTGAAGCAGGCTTTCACCATGTGCTGAAAAAGAAAGAG AGCATGGGCATCTGCTTCATTGGCGAGAGAAACTTTGAAAACTTTATTCTGGAG taccTCGAACCTAAACCTGGTAACTTTGTATCCATTGAGGATGGGACTGTAATGGGCACGCACAAAG GCTGGTTCACTCTGACGCTGGGACAGAGGGCGCGGATTGGAGGACAGAGGGATGCCTGGTTTGTAGTGGACAAAGATATCAATACGG GCACCGTCGACCAATCACCCGTCTCTTTTCCGCGACGCCCTACGGACGGATCGCTTCCACTGGATCGCAGAGGACCCGCCGCCCCAACTGGCCCGGAGCAAGATGATGGAGTGTCATTTCCGCTTCATCCACCAGATGCCGCTAA CTCCCTGCACTGTGACTCTCAACATGGACGGGTCTGTGTGGATCTCACTCGCGCAGCCACTCAGAGCTTTGACGCCTGGACAG TTCGCAGTGCTCTACAAAGGGGAAGAGTGCCTGGGAAGCGGCAAGATCATCCAGCTGGGGCCCACTGA
- the alg10 gene encoding dol-P-Glc:Glc(2)Man(9)GlcNAc(2)-PP-Dol alpha-1,2-glucosyltransferase — translation MDKFEGYIFTALCSTNFLVSCLLFSKVTREQREPYMDEIFHVPQAQKYCHGKFNQWDSMITTLPGLYLVSVGIIKPVVRLADMTGEVVCSTAMLRFINLLFNCGNLYLLYRLICRLHPKEKTRRAARRILSALSLSTFPVLYFFNFLYYTDAGSTFFILFTYLMTLHGCHKASALLGACAVLFRQTNIVWVAFCAGTLVAGHMDDAWRVAHSKKSDDKSAAFQVPLSRSGAKRVVLFSVEFFTCAGHLKAVLLVAWPYALVAVGFLAFVWQNGGVVVGDRANHEACLNFPQLFYFLSFALFFSLPVSLCHHRVRRFLQDMKKQPVLFLVATVVSVLVVWKFTAVHKYLLADNRHFTFYVWKRFFQRHEVLRFLLIPVYIFAGWHFLDSLKSRSLFWSVAFLSCLLAATVPQKLLEFRYFIVPYLLYRLHMPLPSLPRLALEFVLYTAINGVTIYIFINKKFQWPDSATTQRFMW, via the exons ATGGATAAATTTGAAGGCTACATCTTCACCGCGTTGTGCAGCACCAACTTTCTGGTGTCCTGCCTGCTCTTTTCCAAAGTCACCCGAGAGCAACGAGAGCCCTACATGGACGAGATTTTCCATGTACCCCAAGCTCAAAAATACTGCCACGGGAAATTCAATCAG tggGACTCGATGATCACCACCCTCCCGGGCCTCTATCTGGTCTCCGTGGGCATCATCAAGCCCGTGGTGCGACTCGCCGACATGACCGGCGAGGTTGTGTGCTCCACGGCCATGCTGCGCTTCATCAACCTCCTCTTCAACTGCGGCAACCTCTACCTGCTCTACCGGCTCATTTGCAGGCTGCACCCGAAGGAGAAG ACGCGAAGAGCCGCTCGGCGGATCCTCTCGGCGCTGTCACTCTCCACCTTCCCCGTGCTCTATTTCTTCAACTTCCTCTACTACACGGACGCTGGCTCCAccttcttcatcctcttcacGTACCTCATGACGCTGCACGGCTGTCACAAGGCCTCGGCGCTACTCGGCGCCTGCGCAGTCCTCTTCCGCCAGACCAACATCGTGTGGGTGGCGTTCTGCGCCGGCACCCTTGTGGCCGGCCACATGGACGACGCGTGGAGGGTGGCGCATTCCAAAAAGTCGGACGACAAGTCAGCTGCCTTTCAAGTCCCTCTTTCTCGAAGCGGAGCCAAACGCGTTGTGCTTTTTAGTGTGGAATTTTTCACATGTGCCGGTCATTTGAAGGCGGTGTTGCTGGTGGCGTGGCCCTACGCCCTGGTGGCCGTGGGGTTCCTCGCCTTCGTGTGGCAGAACGGCGGCGTGGTGGTGGGCGACCGCGCCAACCACGAAGCCTGCCTGAATTTCCCACAGCTCTTCTACTTCCTCTCCTTCGCCCTCTTCTTCTCCCTGCCCGTCTCACTGTGTCATCATCGCGTGCGGCGCTTCCTGCAGGACATGAAAAAGCAGCCAGTCCTCTTTCTCGTGGCCACCGTGGTCTCCGTCCTCGTGGTGTGGAAGTTCACTGCCGTCCACAAGTACCTGCTGGCAGACAACCGCCACTTCACGTTCTACGTGTGGAAGAGGTTCTTCCAAAGGCACGAGGTGCTGCGCTTCCTCCTGATTCCCGTGTACATTTTTGCCGGCTGGCACTTCCTAGACTCACTGAAGTCGCGTTCGCTCTTCTGGAGCGTGGCTTTCCTGTCTTGTCTCCTGGCCGCCACCGTCCCGCAGAAGCTTCTGGAATTCCGCTACTTCATCGTTCCGTACCTGTTGTACCGCCTGCACATGCCGCTCCCATCCCTGCCCAGACTAGCCCTCGAGTTTGTGCTGTACACGGCCATCAACGGCGTCACCATTTACATTTTCATCAACAAGAAGTTTCAATGGCCGGACAGTGCCACCACGCAGAGGTTCATGTGGTGA
- the tprkb gene encoding EKC/KEOPS complex subunit TPRKB — protein sequence MHLSQTLELSPDLNVTQILFKEVQNAAELRQNAVQGKIKGALIKPTMLLSPFQVLVAANKAVHLQKINQMKTRSLFSEIIFNLSPTNNISEAFKRFGISDSDNSVLVVLVHNKEDSHLVGDMATKVDGLQIQVDDISSLSDLEKIKKLYKVSLHEEKCGTLLDAVICRMATKDVM from the exons atgcatttatcCCAGACCCTAGAACTTTCCCCCGACCTCAACGTGACGCAGATTCTTTTTAAAGAGGTCCAAAATGCCGCCGAACTACGGCAAAACGCCGTGCAAGGAAAAATAAAAGGTGCCCTGATCAAGCCTACGATG CTGCTGAGTCCTTTCCAAGTGTTGGTGGCTGCAAATAAGGCTGTGCATTTACAGAAAATTAATCAAATGAAGACAAGAAGTTTATTTTCAGAGATTATCTTCAACCTGTCACCTACTAATAAT ATCTCAGAAGCCTTCAAAAGATTTGGCATCTCGGACAGTGACAACTCCGTCCTGGTGGTCCTGGTCCACAACAAAGAAGACTCTCACCTGGTGGGGGACATGGCGACCAAAGTGGATGGACTGCAGATTCAAGTGGATGACATTTCCTCTTTGTCAGACcttgaaaagattaaaaag CTGTACAAAGTCAGTCTTCATGAGGAGAAGTGTGGCACTCTTCTTGATGCAGTCATATGCAGAATGGCCACCAAGGATGTAATGTAA
- the LOC144034966 gene encoding LOW QUALITY PROTEIN: L-threonine dehydratase catabolic TdcB-like (The sequence of the model RefSeq protein was modified relative to this genomic sequence to represent the inferred CDS: substituted 1 base at 1 genomic stop codon) encodes MGEVSADSVTLDLLLEARETVRRSPLGVINTPMITWSQTTLPVNKAHSIHLKLENMQRTGSFKIRGVANQFARRPKGGNFVTMSAGNYGKSFAYASKHYGSKGKVVMPETAPISRSVLIQSFGVDVERVSTSCLMNVVNRCVQEDDMTFLHSYDDLDLIAGHASLGLEVLEVMPEPDVVAVCCGGGGLLAGVAAAVKLSGCDKTRIYGVEPEGACTMYKSFIQKKPVGMATSSIASGLAPPFAGTLPYELCXRYVEEIVLVNDDDIKAAVSTLYRAGLVVEPSGSAAFAAIAAAKIPQLEGRDVVCILSGGNIGKNELANFPD; translated from the exons ATGGGCGAGGTGTCTGCAGACAGTGTCACCCTGGATCTTCTATTGGAAGCCAGGGAGACCGTGAGGAGAAGCCCATTGGGAGTCATCAACACCCCCATGATCACCTGGAGCCAGACCACCCTGCCTGTCAACAAGGCCCATAGTATCCATCTTAAACTGGAGAATATGCAGAGAACAG GGTCCTTTAAAATTAGAGGTGTGGCCAATCAGTTTGCTAGGAGGCCAAAGGGTGGCAATTTTGTCACCATGTCCGCAGGGAATTATGGGAAGTCGTTTGCATATGCGTCAAAACACTACGGGTCTAAAGGTAAAGTGGTGATGCCAGAAACTGCCCCGATATCCAGATCCGTCCTCATACAG aGTTTTGGCGTGGATGTGGAGAGAgtttccacttcctgtctgaTGAATGTGGTGAACCGTTGTGTTCAGGAGGACGACATGACCTTCCTGCACTCCTACGATGACCTGGATCTCATCGCGGGACATGCCAG TTTGGGTCTGGAGGTCCTGGAAGTGATGCCTGAGCCTGATGTTGTGGCGGTATGCTGCGGAGGAGGGGGGCTGCTGGCCGGAGTGGCTGCTGCAGTCAAGCTGTCAGGATGTGACAAGACCAGAATCTATGGTGTGGAGCCAGAAGGAG CCTGCACCATGTACAAGAGCTTCATCCAGAAGAAGCCAGTGGGCATGGCCACAAGCAGCATTGCATCAGGACTTGCACCACCATTTGCAG GCACGCTGCCCTACGAGCTGTGCTAGCGCTACGTGGAGGAAATCGTCCTGGTGAACGACGACGACATCAAAGCAGCCGTGTCGACCCTGTACCGAGCGGGCCTGGTGGTAGAGCCGTCTGGTTCGGCCGCCTTCGCTGCCATTGCTGCCGCCAAAATACCCCAACTTGAGGGGAGGGATGTTGTGTGCATCCTCAGCGGCGGGAACATCGGCAAGAATGAGCTTGCAAACTTTCCAGACTGA
- the trmu gene encoding mitochondrial tRNA-specific 2-thiouridylase 1 isoform X3, with protein MGVIRHVVCAMSGGVDSSVAALLLKKRGYNVTGIFMKNWDSLDESGVCTTDKDCEDAYKVCQMLDIPFHQVSYVKEYWHEVFSNLLKEYEKGRTPNPDILCNKHIKFSHFHKYAIITLGADAMATGHYARTSQEDEEVFQQPPKTGPLVLFRNRFELRNPVRLHKGADLVKDQTFFLSQISQDALRQTLFPLAGLTKDFVKKMAAEAGFHHVLKKKESMGICFIGERNFENFILEYLEPKPGNFVSIEDGTVMGTHKGWFTLTLGQRARIGGQRDAWFVVDKDINTGDVLVAPSTNHPSLFRDALRTDRFHWIAEDPPPQLARSKMMECHFRFIHQMPLIRSALQRGRVPGKRQDHPAGAH; from the exons ATGGGTGTTATACGGCACGTAGTGTGCGCAATGTCGGGCGGCGTTGACAGCTCCGTCGCGGCCTTGTTGCTGAAGAAAAGAG GCTATAACGTGACAGGGATTTTCATGAAGAACTGGGACTCCCTGGATGAAAGTGGGGTGTGCACCACAGATAAGGACTGCGAGGATGCCTACAAAGTGTGCCAGATGCTGGACATCCCCTTCCATCAAGTGTCATATGTTAAGGAATACTGGCATGAGGTTTTCAG TAATCTGTTAAAGGAATATGAGAAAGGAAGGACACCAAATCCAGATATACTCTGCAATAAGCATATTAAATTCAGCCATTTCCACAAGTACGCAATCATAACTCTAG GTGCTGACGCCATGGCAACAGGCCACTACGCGAGGACCTCCCAGGAAGATGAGGAGGTCTTCCAGCAACCCCCCAAAACCGGGCCTCTCGTGCTCTTCAGAAATCGATTTGAGCTCCGAAACC CGGTTAGACTGCATAAGGGGGCCGATCTCGTCAAAGACCAGACCTTCTTCCTCAGCCAGATCTCCCAGGATGCCCTGCGGCAGACCTTGTTCCCACTCGCTGGCCTCACCAAGGACTTTGTGAAAAAGATGGCGGCTGAAGCAGGCTTTCACCATGTGCTGAAAAAGAAAGAG AGCATGGGCATCTGCTTCATTGGCGAGAGAAACTTTGAAAACTTTATTCTGGAG taccTCGAACCTAAACCTGGTAACTTTGTATCCATTGAGGATGGGACTGTAATGGGCACGCACAAAG GCTGGTTCACTCTGACGCTGGGACAGAGGGCGCGGATTGGAGGACAGAGGGATGCCTGGTTTGTAGTGGACAAAGATATCAATACGGGTGACGTGCTGGTG GCACCGTCGACCAATCACCCGTCTCTTTTCCGCGACGCCCTACGGACGGATCGCTTCCACTGGATCGCAGAGGACCCGCCGCCCCAACTGGCCCGGAGCAAGATGATGGAGTGTCATTTCCGCTTCATCCACCAGATGCCGCTAA TTCGCAGTGCTCTACAAAGGGGAAGAGTGCCTGGGAAGCGGCAAGATCATCCAGCTGGGGCCCACTGA